In Bacteroidota bacterium, one genomic interval encodes:
- a CDS encoding NADH-quinone oxidoreductase subunit N, whose product MTNQLDFLATLIPEYIIIFSLMAIVFMDISNEKVSAKIPLVAMTGLLLALLVTIFFSGSLFGTEKILDPNAIFVNDGFAFIFKFLILASSFVILYFFRHDNEINEYKSRRGEFYILFYSMVLGMLLLASASDLIAVYVALEVLSLPSYVAAGFLKRDNRSSEASLKYLLFGSVASGVMLFGISLLYLGVGSTSFDALKGIGNAMPNGVLTILSSIFIIGGFGYKISMVPFHFWAPDVFEGSPVSVTAFLSVSSKIAGVAVFVRYVVASFAPELENTELAGMGLSINSILVFLSIITMTVGNLTAVFQNNIKRLLAYSSIGHIGFIVAALAAHNETGMIAIGSYLTIYSLMNFGAFLIVLLIKSRINSEDIRDYKGLGYKLPFLSVMLVIFMVSLAGLPPTAGFWAKFYVFTALMEAKLYLVAFAAIFNTVIAVFYYFRVLKTMYFEKSPNADILPVLSTGNKAVLLVLGLPILILGIYFSPVVDLARATLKIAGF is encoded by the coding sequence CTGATGGCGATAGTTTTTATGGACATTAGCAATGAAAAAGTTTCTGCAAAAATCCCTTTGGTTGCGATGACAGGACTGCTCCTGGCACTCCTCGTTACCATTTTCTTCTCCGGCAGCCTTTTTGGTACCGAAAAGATTTTGGACCCGAATGCGATTTTTGTGAATGACGGATTCGCATTTATCTTCAAATTTTTGATACTTGCCTCCTCATTTGTAATTCTCTACTTTTTCAGGCATGACAACGAGATAAACGAATATAAGAGCCGCAGAGGCGAATTTTATATCCTTTTCTATTCAATGGTACTGGGCATGCTTCTCCTTGCCTCGGCAAGTGATTTGATCGCAGTCTATGTAGCTTTGGAAGTATTGTCACTTCCCTCTTATGTTGCTGCCGGCTTCCTGAAAAGGGATAACAGAAGCAGTGAAGCTTCGCTTAAGTATCTCCTTTTTGGATCTGTTGCCTCTGGTGTAATGCTATTCGGTATCTCATTACTTTATCTTGGTGTTGGTTCAACCTCCTTCGATGCACTGAAGGGCATCGGAAATGCAATGCCTAATGGAGTTCTGACCATTTTGTCGAGTATATTCATAATCGGCGGTTTTGGATATAAGATTTCCATGGTTCCTTTCCATTTCTGGGCTCCTGATGTTTTCGAGGGTTCACCCGTTTCGGTAACTGCATTCCTCTCTGTTTCGTCCAAAATAGCGGGTGTGGCAGTTTTTGTGAGATATGTGGTAGCGTCGTTCGCTCCAGAATTGGAAAACACCGAGTTGGCAGGAATGGGATTGAGTATTAATTCGATACTTGTCTTCCTCTCAATCATTACAATGACTGTCGGTAATCTGACAGCCGTTTTTCAGAATAACATTAAAAGACTCCTTGCATATTCCAGTATCGGACATATCGGGTTTATTGTAGCAGCTTTGGCTGCCCACAACGAAACAGGAATGATTGCAATCGGTTCGTACCTCACAATTTATTCTCTTATGAATTTTGGCGCTTTTTTGATCGTATTGCTGATAAAAAGCAGGATCAATTCAGAAGACATAAGAGATTACAAGGGATTGGGTTACAAATTGCCGTTTCTCTCAGTGATGCTGGTAATTTTTATGGTCTCCCTTGCCGGTCTTCCACCCACTGCAGGTTTCTGGGCTAAGTTTTATGTATTCACAGCATTAATGGAGGCTAAGCTTTATCTTGTTGCCTTCGCTGCCATATTTAACACAGTAATCGCGGTTTTCTACTATTTTAGAGTCCTCAAAACAATGTACTTTGAGAAATCACCGAATGCTGACATACTTCCTGTTCTTTCGACGGGAAACAAGGCAGTGCTTCTCGTGCTTGGATTACCAATACTCATTCTGGGTATTTATTTCTCCCCTGTCGTTGATTTGGCGCGAGCGACTTTGAAAATAGCCGGATTTTAG
- a CDS encoding cysteine desulfurase, which produces MKIQKFIYLDNNATTSVDPTVLEEMLPYFSEVYGNPSSPHQYGIKASAAIEAARHNIKSLFNIPDGDLCFTSSATASINLAIAGQAYGNYPTKKHLITQATEHPAVLGTFGHLESLDFDITILDVDHTGKIDPDQLQRAIRKDTFLVSIMAANNETGTLQDLALIGTICKNNNVVFHSDVTQYAGRYELNMKELCLDLISGGGHKIHGPKGIGYLAINRSSKKIKINPLLFGGGQENGLSPGTLNTPLIVGLSKALSLMDSKKEREKEELTELRNIFTRQLETLDVNFVVNGSSDRLFNNLSLQFPGINAGDMLNDLSHIIFSTGAACSSDNGSKSHVLRAIGLNNEEIASTARFGFSFMNTVDEIQEAATAISNYAKSKRIK; this is translated from the coding sequence ATGAAAATACAAAAGTTTATCTACCTCGATAACAACGCAACTACATCCGTCGATCCGACAGTTCTGGAAGAAATGTTACCTTACTTCTCAGAAGTGTACGGTAACCCTTCTTCGCCGCACCAATACGGAATAAAAGCGTCTGCAGCAATTGAAGCGGCAAGACATAATATTAAGTCACTCTTCAATATCCCCGACGGCGACCTCTGTTTTACATCTTCTGCTACAGCTTCCATAAATCTTGCGATTGCCGGACAGGCATACGGTAATTATCCTACTAAAAAGCATCTGATAACCCAGGCTACTGAACATCCTGCCGTTTTGGGTACCTTCGGTCACCTTGAGTCGCTTGATTTCGATATCACAATTCTCGATGTTGACCACACCGGTAAAATCGATCCGGATCAATTGCAGCGAGCAATCAGGAAGGATACATTTCTCGTCTCGATAATGGCAGCGAATAATGAGACAGGTACATTACAGGACTTGGCCCTTATTGGCACTATCTGTAAAAACAATAATGTAGTTTTCCATTCAGATGTCACACAGTACGCCGGCAGGTATGAATTAAACATGAAAGAGTTATGTCTTGACCTGATTTCAGGCGGAGGACACAAGATTCACGGACCGAAGGGCATTGGCTACCTTGCAATAAATCGAAGTTCCAAGAAGATCAAAATCAATCCCCTCCTTTTCGGAGGCGGGCAGGAAAACGGGCTTTCACCAGGAACTTTAAACACCCCTTTGATTGTTGGATTAAGTAAAGCATTGTCCCTGATGGACAGCAAAAAAGAGCGGGAAAAAGAGGAATTAACTGAACTTCGAAACATTTTTACCAGGCAACTGGAAACTCTGGATGTCAATTTCGTGGTTAATGGCAGTTCAGACAGACTTTTTAATAATTTGAGTCTGCAATTTCCGGGAATTAATGCCGGTGATATGCTTAATGATTTGAGTCATATCATCTTTTCAACAGGAGCTGCCTGCTCTTCCGACAACGGATCAAAGAGCCATGTTCTTAGAGCCATTGGATTAAATAATGAGGAAATAGCCTCTACAGCGAGATTCGGTTTCAGTTTTATGAACACAGTTGACGAGATTCAAGAGGCAGCCACAGCAATAAGTAATTATGCAAAATCAAAGAGAATAAAATGA
- a CDS encoding iron-sulfur cluster assembly accessory protein, with translation MNDTLTSSEITISDKAAAQILKIMQENSISEGSGLRVGVKGGGCSGLSYTMNFDNGPKEVDTVIEQKGVRLFVDPKSLFYLMGTELDFSDGLNGKGFTFDNPNASKTCGCGQSFGV, from the coding sequence ATGAATGATACCCTTACATCAAGTGAAATAACTATTTCTGACAAAGCTGCTGCGCAAATTCTTAAGATTATGCAGGAAAATTCAATTTCTGAAGGAAGTGGCTTAAGAGTTGGAGTGAAAGGCGGCGGTTGTTCCGGATTGTCTTACACGATGAATTTCGATAACGGGCCAAAAGAAGTGGACACCGTAATTGAGCAGAAAGGTGTGAGGTTGTTCGTTGACCCAAAAAGTTTGTTTTATTTGATGGGGACTGAACTTGACTTTTCTGACGGACTTAATGGCAAAGGCTTTACTTTTGACAATCCAAATGCCTCCAAAACCTGTGGCTGTGGCCAGTCGTTTGGTGTATAA
- a CDS encoding superoxide dismutase: MSKFELPKLPYSYDALEPVIDKMTMEIHHTKHHQAYVTNLNKAVEGTEMEGKSLETLMTSISKYPVAVRNNGGGHFNHTLFWNIMKQGGGTPSGALLEAINSTFNSVDEMKEKFNNAAMTRFGSGWAWLVVAGGKLVISSTPNQDNPLMDVADVKGTPILGLDVWEHAYYLKYQNRRNEYVGNWWNVVNWDEVAKRFSEAK; encoded by the coding sequence ATGTCAAAATTTGAATTACCAAAACTTCCATATTCTTATGATGCACTTGAACCCGTCATCGACAAAATGACCATGGAGATACATCATACAAAACATCATCAGGCTTATGTTACCAATTTAAATAAAGCCGTTGAAGGTACCGAAATGGAAGGAAAAAGCCTTGAAACCTTGATGACCTCCATATCCAAATATCCGGTTGCTGTTAGAAATAATGGTGGTGGTCACTTCAACCACACCTTATTTTGGAATATTATGAAACAAGGTGGTGGAACCCCTTCAGGTGCTCTTCTCGAAGCAATAAATTCCACATTCAATTCGGTCGACGAAATGAAAGAGAAATTTAACAATGCCGCAATGACCCGTTTTGGTTCAGGTTGGGCATGGCTGGTGGTTGCCGGCGGTAAACTCGTAATCTCTTCCACTCCAAATCAGGACAACCCGTTGATGGATGTAGCAGATGTAAAAGGCACTCCCATCCTTGGCCTTGATGTTTGGGAACATGCTTATTATCTGAAATATCAAAACAGAAGAAACGAGTATGTTGGCAACTGGTGGAATGTTGTGAACTGGGATGAAGTTGCAAAACGATTCTCAGAGGCAAAATAA
- a CDS encoding LON peptidase substrate-binding domain-containing protein, with product MIPIFPLSLVVYPGSKYPLHIFEERYKNMVKYAIKLGEPFGIIVYENKTLGRIGTKVKVESITKNYPDGSFDIVIRGEERFILKTMRENIIGYFEAEVDKYEDMITGTYSELEEEMIAAFNIVLEKAKYDPGDNFFLNLNECKFKSFKIAEKAGLTLEQQQSLITLQNEGERIYFLIEHLKKLAIELDEKESMRQIMQNDGYLN from the coding sequence ATGATACCGATTTTTCCCCTCTCTCTCGTGGTCTATCCCGGTTCAAAATATCCTCTTCATATTTTTGAAGAAAGGTACAAGAACATGGTTAAATATGCAATTAAGTTGGGTGAACCCTTTGGTATAATTGTATATGAGAATAAGACCCTTGGAAGAATTGGCACCAAGGTTAAAGTTGAGTCAATCACAAAAAATTACCCTGACGGCAGTTTCGACATTGTAATTCGTGGTGAGGAACGGTTTATACTAAAAACCATGCGTGAAAATATCATCGGATATTTTGAAGCAGAAGTAGACAAGTATGAGGATATGATTACAGGCACTTACAGCGAGTTGGAAGAGGAAATGATAGCTGCTTTCAATATTGTGCTCGAAAAAGCCAAATATGATCCGGGAGATAACTTTTTCCTGAATCTGAATGAATGCAAATTTAAATCTTTCAAAATTGCCGAAAAAGCCGGTTTGACTCTCGAACAACAACAGTCGTTGATAACACTGCAAAATGAGGGTGAAAGAATCTACTTTCTCATTGAACACCTCAAGAAGCTTGCGATTGAGCTGGATGAAAAAGAGAGCATGCGACAAATCATGCAAAATGACGGATACCTGAATTAA
- the atpC gene encoding ATP synthase F1 subunit epsilon: MKEFYLEVLTPSKKAYEGDVLSVTLPGSAGEFQILFNHAPIISTLEVGRMKIRTAAGEETVYAVSNGVAEVLKNKVLILVRSVENVADIDIERAEKAAERARKRLGDKADPDIDFTRAEAALERALNRLKLKATL; this comes from the coding sequence ATGAAAGAGTTCTATCTGGAGGTCTTGACTCCGTCGAAGAAGGCTTACGAAGGGGATGTCCTTTCGGTAACGCTTCCCGGTTCGGCAGGTGAATTTCAGATTCTTTTCAATCATGCCCCAATTATAAGTACTTTGGAAGTTGGACGGATGAAAATCAGGACTGCAGCCGGTGAAGAAACAGTGTACGCTGTCTCCAACGGAGTTGCAGAAGTCTTAAAAAATAAAGTGCTTATTCTGGTGAGATCAGTAGAGAATGTAGCTGATATCGATATTGAGAGAGCTGAAAAAGCTGCGGAAAGAGCGAGAAAACGATTAGGTGATAAAGCCGATCCTGATATCGACTTTACCCGTGCAGAAGCTGCTTTGGAGCGGGCTCTCAACAGGCTTAAACTGAAGGCAACACTATAA
- the atpD gene encoding F0F1 ATP synthase subunit beta translates to MALQGKIIQVIGPVVDIQFENNHLPGILNAVKIPRENGEELIVEVQQHLGEDKVRAVAMDTTDGLVRGMICYDTGKPIMVPVGPNTLGRLINVIGQPIDGKGPLETDTYYPIHRPAPEFKTLSTSTEMLETGIKVIDLLEPYSKGGKTGLFGGAGVGKTVVILELINNIATHHGGYSVFAGVGERTREGNDLYLEMSESGVINKTGLVFGQMNEPPGARLRVGLTGLALAEYFRDEEGKDVLLFIDNIFRFTQAGSEVSALLGRMPSAVGYQPSLATEMGALQERITSTDKGSITSVQAIYVPADDLTDPAPAAAFSHLDATTVLSRQISELGIYPAVDPLDSTSRILTPEIIGDEHYATAKRVKEVLQQYKDLQDIINILGMDELSDEDKIVVRRARRIQRFLSQPFHVAEQFTGIKGKYVELKDTIAGFKAILEGECDDLPEQAFMYVGKIEEAFEKAKELSQ, encoded by the coding sequence ATGGCGCTTCAAGGCAAAATTATACAGGTAATTGGTCCTGTAGTAGATATCCAGTTTGAGAACAACCATCTTCCTGGAATCTTAAACGCAGTAAAAATACCCCGTGAAAACGGCGAAGAGTTGATTGTAGAAGTTCAGCAGCACCTTGGAGAAGATAAAGTAAGAGCTGTGGCAATGGACACGACTGACGGACTTGTTCGTGGTATGATCTGTTATGACACCGGCAAACCGATCATGGTGCCTGTCGGACCAAACACTCTTGGAAGATTGATTAATGTAATCGGTCAGCCAATTGATGGTAAAGGTCCACTTGAAACTGATACATATTATCCAATCCACAGACCTGCTCCTGAATTCAAGACTCTCTCCACCAGTACTGAAATGCTCGAGACCGGAATCAAGGTTATCGATTTGCTTGAACCCTATTCGAAAGGCGGTAAAACCGGTTTGTTCGGTGGTGCCGGGGTTGGAAAAACCGTTGTAATCCTTGAACTTATTAACAATATTGCCACGCACCACGGCGGTTACTCGGTATTTGCCGGTGTGGGTGAAAGAACAAGAGAAGGTAACGATCTTTATCTCGAAATGAGTGAATCAGGCGTTATCAACAAAACCGGACTTGTATTCGGTCAGATGAACGAACCACCCGGAGCCCGTCTTCGTGTTGGTCTTACAGGTCTTGCTCTTGCAGAGTATTTCCGTGATGAAGAAGGAAAAGATGTGCTCCTGTTCATCGATAACATTTTCCGGTTTACACAGGCTGGATCGGAAGTGTCAGCACTTCTCGGCAGAATGCCTTCGGCGGTTGGATATCAGCCTTCGCTTGCAACCGAGATGGGTGCTCTTCAGGAAAGAATTACTTCTACAGATAAAGGATCAATTACATCAGTTCAGGCAATCTATGTGCCTGCAGATGACTTGACTGATCCTGCTCCTGCAGCAGCATTTTCTCACCTTGATGCGACCACTGTATTAAGTCGTCAGATTTCCGAATTGGGTATTTATCCTGCAGTTGATCCTCTTGACTCAACTTCCAGAATTCTCACTCCTGAAATCATCGGCGATGAACATTATGCTACGGCAAAGAGAGTGAAGGAAGTTTTACAGCAGTACAAAGATCTTCAGGATATCATCAATATTCTTGGTATGGATGAGTTATCTGACGAGGACAAGATTGTTGTAAGAAGAGCCCGCCGTATTCAGAGATTCCTTAGCCAGCCTTTCCATGTGGCTGAACAGTTTACCGGAATCAAAGGTAAATATGTTGAATTGAAGGATACCATCGCCGGATTTAAGGCAATTCTTGAAGGTGAATGTGATGATCTTCCCGAGCAGGCATTTATGTATGTTGGTAAGATCGAAGAAGCATTTGAAAAAGCTAAAGAGTTGAGCCAGTAA
- a CDS encoding PorV/PorQ family protein has product MKKTLLLITILLIGESFGQLFPVLGGQRAGISTAQFLKIGVGGRASAMGDAFVAVANDASALYWNPAALVQFNDNQVMFSHNSWLVGVKHNFAGAVYHITGEDAIGVSLTSLSAGDMKVTTEFAPMGTGAYFTFSDLAISLSYARKMTDKFSFGATVKYMEETLDKLKMRGVLVDLGTYYWTGLGSSRFAVSFSNFGSQLSPSGEVTLSGNITKSTWQEFSPPTMFRLGFAFEPYETEQHRVTTSIQLNHPNDNSENLSLGAEYSFKEPSTGFSLLLRGGYKINVEEQNYSFGAGLNLPISMAKFTFDYAYVNFDRLGAVHRLSIILGL; this is encoded by the coding sequence ATGAAAAAAACACTATTACTCATAACAATTCTCTTAATTGGCGAGTCATTCGGACAGCTCTTCCCCGTTTTAGGTGGTCAAAGAGCAGGTATCTCGACAGCTCAATTTTTAAAGATCGGTGTCGGTGGACGGGCTTCAGCTATGGGAGATGCATTTGTCGCAGTTGCGAATGATGCATCAGCACTCTACTGGAATCCTGCTGCGCTGGTTCAATTCAATGATAACCAGGTGATGTTTTCACACAACAGTTGGCTTGTAGGTGTCAAGCATAACTTCGCCGGCGCAGTCTATCACATAACTGGAGAAGACGCCATCGGAGTCTCGCTTACCTCACTCTCCGCCGGAGATATGAAAGTTACCACTGAGTTTGCCCCGATGGGAACAGGTGCCTATTTTACATTTTCCGATTTGGCAATTTCACTGAGCTATGCACGAAAAATGACCGATAAATTTAGTTTTGGTGCAACAGTGAAGTATATGGAAGAGACATTGGACAAATTGAAAATGCGCGGTGTGTTGGTTGATCTTGGAACTTATTACTGGACCGGGCTTGGCTCTTCCAGATTTGCTGTTTCATTTTCCAATTTTGGAAGTCAGCTTTCTCCGAGCGGGGAAGTGACCCTTTCGGGTAACATAACCAAATCAACCTGGCAGGAGTTTTCTCCTCCAACCATGTTCAGACTTGGTTTTGCATTTGAGCCTTACGAGACTGAACAACACAGAGTGACAACAAGTATTCAATTGAATCATCCTAATGATAACAGCGAAAATTTATCGCTGGGTGCCGAATATTCCTTTAAGGAGCCCTCGACCGGATTTTCACTGCTCTTAAGAGGCGGCTACAAGATAAATGTTGAAGAACAGAATTACAGTTTTGGTGCCGGATTGAATCTCCCTATCTCGATGGCAAAATTTACCTTTGACTATGCTTATGTAAATTTTGACAGACTTGGTGCAGTACACAGACTTTCAATCATATTGGGGTTGTAA
- a CDS encoding TonB-dependent receptor yields MIKLIPVFLLLFTLSTFAQNGSIGGKIIDKRTETPLPGVNVILKGTYFGAASDVNGGFLIKNVPPGSYNVEVSFIGYKTTQITGIKVTANNKTTVDVKLEETSLTLTQDVVIIGDKPLMDVEETQSKKTISSEDIELAVVENVTDIIAQQAGVVSNDNSLHIRGGRSYENAFLLDGVSVQDPLAGTGFGLQISANSLEEVEVITGGFNAEFGQATSGIVNVKTKEGSVKRFNGYISYKTDNLADKSNPHVFNIDIFEISLSGPEPITKYLLPALGIEFPGEISFFTNLYVGLSDGITQGYYKPKTAPLNSSTFFGTRFAPKMENSWYGLGKVTYKVTPTFKISYSYNQSVSINQNSQSLQSNLEYVEPSPGYQYEFQNILENANVFTHKNIYNTISLTHTLNTKTFYEIKFSKFLTNLRTDANGRDWTQYRQPKDIPNFPVEYYNLGRDTIGVIPGDGFWDVGNPYTWHDHYLDEFSITGDLTSFFDEKNKFKAGFKLQFQEMQVVDIYQPWVGTLGLNNDIYKVHPMIGAIYAQDNINFGGMILNFGLRLDFWFPGKYVDDAVANPDVVTIPDQVRQNYRDDSFKFFGDRYFKARLSPRLGISHPITNSQTLFFSYGHFSKWPKPQFVYAKLDPYNSQSSFQKFGNPNLKPETTVAYELGVKTQFTDDDVLTVTAYYKDIFDYINTRTARISSPRFASQRFTTYVNADYARSRGLEFEYQKRIGKWFRGSAVFSYSEVTGKSSSADEGILIAQGTLEESIKEQYAPWDRPITATLSANFFVAPGEPLFDFGEGILDDYNFNVRFFYQSGKRYTPAVFTGSYEADGRPQYETVRGERYTMIADNWFYIDMNFEKYLKIGSFRFSVFLEVNNILDTKNSAIINPATGKAYEYGDPTPGTWNDPLYPDLQAPLNPYPFNPARYLTRRNIKLGVSFKF; encoded by the coding sequence ATGATAAAACTGATACCCGTTTTTCTTCTGTTATTTACACTTTCGACATTTGCACAAAATGGCAGCATAGGTGGAAAAATAATTGATAAACGAACTGAAACTCCACTACCTGGTGTGAATGTGATACTGAAGGGTACATACTTTGGTGCCGCATCTGATGTGAATGGCGGTTTCCTGATAAAGAATGTTCCTCCAGGTTCATATAATGTTGAAGTTTCCTTTATCGGATATAAAACCACACAGATAACCGGAATAAAAGTAACAGCAAACAACAAGACAACTGTGGATGTGAAGCTCGAAGAAACTTCGTTGACGCTTACACAGGATGTTGTTATTATCGGTGACAAGCCTTTGATGGATGTCGAAGAGACACAGAGCAAAAAAACCATTTCCAGTGAAGACATAGAGCTTGCTGTAGTGGAAAATGTAACTGACATCATTGCCCAGCAGGCTGGTGTGGTTTCGAATGACAACTCTCTGCATATCAGAGGCGGACGCTCATATGAAAATGCCTTTTTGCTCGATGGTGTGTCGGTGCAGGATCCACTGGCAGGAACAGGCTTTGGACTCCAGATCAGCGCCAATTCGCTTGAAGAAGTTGAAGTTATTACAGGTGGATTTAATGCCGAGTTTGGTCAGGCAACATCAGGTATCGTCAATGTGAAGACCAAAGAGGGAAGTGTCAAAAGATTTAATGGCTACATTTCCTACAAAACTGACAATCTTGCTGACAAATCAAATCCGCATGTCTTTAATATAGATATTTTTGAAATAAGCCTCTCGGGACCTGAACCGATTACTAAATATTTACTCCCTGCACTTGGAATTGAATTTCCGGGTGAAATTTCATTTTTTACCAATCTTTATGTTGGTCTTTCTGATGGTATTACACAGGGATACTACAAACCTAAAACCGCACCGTTAAACTCAAGCACATTTTTCGGAACAAGGTTTGCTCCGAAAATGGAAAACAGTTGGTATGGTTTGGGTAAGGTGACATATAAGGTTACTCCAACTTTCAAAATATCATACTCATATAACCAGTCAGTCTCGATCAATCAAAATTCTCAGTCACTCCAGTCGAACCTTGAGTATGTTGAGCCCAGCCCCGGCTATCAGTATGAATTCCAGAATATTTTGGAAAATGCAAATGTTTTCACACATAAAAACATTTATAACACCATTAGTTTGACTCATACTCTGAATACCAAAACATTCTATGAGATCAAGTTTAGCAAGTTTCTTACAAATTTGAGAACTGACGCCAATGGACGGGACTGGACTCAGTATCGTCAGCCCAAAGACATACCAAACTTTCCTGTGGAATATTATAACCTTGGAAGAGACACAATTGGTGTTATACCCGGCGATGGATTCTGGGATGTAGGTAATCCATATACATGGCATGATCACTATCTCGATGAATTCTCAATCACAGGTGACCTGACAAGCTTTTTCGATGAGAAGAACAAATTCAAAGCCGGTTTCAAACTCCAGTTTCAGGAGATGCAGGTTGTGGATATCTATCAACCATGGGTCGGAACTCTCGGTTTGAACAACGATATTTATAAAGTACACCCGATGATCGGTGCTATTTACGCACAGGACAACATCAATTTTGGTGGTATGATCCTCAATTTTGGTCTGAGACTCGATTTCTGGTTCCCCGGTAAGTATGTCGACGATGCGGTTGCAAATCCCGATGTTGTGACCATACCTGATCAGGTCAGACAAAATTACCGTGACGACAGCTTCAAGTTTTTTGGTGACAGATACTTCAAAGCAAGGTTAAGCCCTCGCCTGGGTATATCGCACCCGATCACAAATTCACAGACCTTGTTTTTCTCATATGGACATTTCAGTAAGTGGCCTAAACCTCAGTTTGTTTATGCAAAACTCGATCCATATAATTCACAGTCCTCGTTCCAGAAATTTGGCAACCCAAATCTTAAACCTGAAACCACTGTGGCATACGAACTTGGCGTAAAGACACAATTTACTGATGACGATGTGCTTACCGTTACTGCATACTACAAAGATATCTTTGACTATATAAATACAAGGACGGCAAGAATATCAAGTCCAAGATTTGCATCTCAAAGATTTACTACCTATGTGAATGCTGATTACGCCCGTTCGAGAGGACTGGAGTTTGAATATCAGAAGAGAATAGGGAAGTGGTTCAGAGGAAGTGCTGTCTTCTCATATTCTGAAGTGACGGGTAAGAGTTCGTCAGCCGATGAAGGCATTCTGATCGCACAGGGAACTCTTGAGGAATCGATAAAAGAACAATATGCTCCATGGGACAGACCCATCACTGCGACATTAAGTGCCAACTTTTTTGTTGCACCCGGCGAACCTCTCTTCGATTTCGGAGAAGGTATTCTTGATGACTATAACTTCAATGTAAGGTTTTTTTACCAGTCCGGAAAAAGATATACACCGGCGGTTTTCACCGGAAGTTACGAAGCTGACGGAAGACCGCAATACGAGACTGTTCGTGGTGAAAGATATACCATGATCGCCGATAACTGGTTTTATATCGATATGAATTTTGAGAAATATTTGAAGATCGGTTCTTTCAGGTTCAGTGTATTTCTCGAAGTAAACAACATCTTGGATACTAAAAACTCTGCTATTATAAACCCTGCAACCGGAAAAGCATATGAATATGGTGATCCAACCCCAGGTACATGGAATGATCCTCTTTATCCTGATCTTCAGGCACCGTTGAATCCTTATCCGTTCAACCCTGCAAGATATTTAACAAGACGCAACATTAAACTCGGTGTAAGCTTTAAGTTTTAA